One window from the genome of [Clostridium] celerecrescens 18A encodes:
- a CDS encoding carbohydrate kinase family protein yields MINVDILYSGIDRIPNEGEEIYSKEFDIQLGGGIPATMINLARLGIPTELCTFLGDDMFSNYAKSQLKHYNTSYHNIYNGDGMPLAITSIVTTQRDRTFISYRNHFTLNEEDQDKIYDKLKGAKIADMQLGYLEVYKRLKEDGTILVFDVGWEDGMSLEKYSEYLKLADYFTPNQKEALEITKTNNLQEAADKLKEYFDQVIIKLDKNGCMLVEGDTTHIIPPLENIKAVDATGAGDAFLSGFIYGLYHNYDIKDAILFGNITGGLCVEGIGCLTRYVNEKELLVIANKHRKKIR; encoded by the coding sequence ATGATTAATGTGGATATCCTTTATTCAGGAATTGACAGAATTCCCAATGAAGGGGAAGAAATATATTCCAAGGAATTTGATATTCAGTTAGGTGGGGGAATTCCGGCAACTATGATTAACCTAGCACGCCTTGGGATTCCTACTGAACTATGCACTTTCTTAGGAGATGATATGTTCTCCAATTATGCAAAATCCCAGTTAAAACACTATAATACATCGTATCATAATATTTATAATGGAGACGGTATGCCCCTGGCCATAACCTCCATAGTCACAACACAAAGGGACCGTACCTTTATTTCTTATCGTAATCATTTTACACTGAATGAAGAAGATCAGGATAAGATATACGATAAACTAAAAGGTGCAAAAATAGCAGATATGCAGCTGGGGTATTTAGAAGTTTATAAGCGTTTGAAAGAGGATGGAACAATACTTGTTTTTGATGTGGGCTGGGAAGACGGGATGTCTTTAGAAAAATATTCAGAGTATCTTAAGCTAGCAGATTATTTTACGCCTAATCAGAAAGAAGCGTTAGAGATTACGAAAACAAATAATTTGCAGGAGGCTGCGGATAAACTAAAAGAATATTTTGATCAGGTAATTATCAAGCTTGACAAGAACGGTTGTATGCTTGTAGAAGGTGATACGACACATATCATTCCGCCGTTAGAGAATATTAAAGCGGTTGATGCTACAGGAGCAGGAGATGCATTTTTAAGCGGTTTTATTTATGGTTTATATCATAACTATGATATTAAAGATGCCATACTGTTTGGCAACATTACCGGCGGATTATGTGTAGAAGGGATTGGATGTTTAACACGTTATGTAAATGAGAAGGAATTACTAGTGATAGCAAATAAGCATCGTAAGAAAATCAGGTAA
- a CDS encoding tyrosine-type recombinase/integrase, with amino-acid sequence MSSSLSYHQQKDIENVKHLRQLVKELPKFCGDFFRGIEPRTSSRTRIAYAYDLKVFFDFLIKENPVIGKLQVQDITLDHLESLRVVDIEEYMEYLKYRFNDKNQEVTNKERGIMRKVSSLKSFYNYYYRNERLQTNPASLVQLPKLHEKDIIRLDIDEVALLLDEVENGGSLTEKQKSYHAKTKIRDLALLTLMLGTGIRVSECVGLDVDDIDLKNGGIRIHRKGGKEVTVYFGTEVEDALLDYLDERSFVIPEEGHEKALFLSLQKKRIAVRSVENLVKKYSKLVTPLKKITPHKLRSTYGTSLYKETGDIYLVADVLGHSDVNTTKKHYAALEDERRRSARNKVKLREKM; translated from the coding sequence ATGAGTTCTTCTCTCTCCTACCACCAGCAAAAAGATATTGAAAACGTAAAGCACCTGCGTCAGTTGGTAAAGGAACTTCCCAAATTCTGCGGAGATTTTTTCAGGGGGATTGAACCTCGCACTTCTTCCCGTACCAGGATCGCTTACGCTTATGATCTAAAGGTATTTTTTGACTTTCTAATTAAAGAAAACCCCGTTATCGGCAAGCTTCAGGTTCAGGATATTACTTTAGACCACCTGGAATCGCTTCGGGTTGTAGACATTGAAGAATACATGGAATATTTAAAATACCGTTTTAATGATAAAAATCAGGAAGTGACCAACAAAGAGCGAGGAATCATGCGAAAAGTCTCTTCACTGAAAAGCTTCTATAATTATTATTACCGGAATGAGCGGCTTCAAACAAATCCCGCTTCTCTGGTGCAGCTTCCAAAGCTGCATGAAAAGGATATTATCCGGTTAGATATTGATGAGGTGGCTCTTTTACTCGATGAAGTAGAAAACGGGGGATCTTTAACTGAGAAGCAAAAATCCTATCATGCGAAAACTAAGATCCGTGACCTTGCACTATTAACTCTCATGTTAGGAACCGGTATCCGGGTCTCTGAGTGTGTTGGTCTGGACGTAGATGATATTGATTTAAAAAATGGCGGGATCCGGATTCATAGAAAAGGAGGAAAGGAAGTCACTGTCTACTTTGGTACCGAAGTTGAGGATGCCCTTCTTGATTATCTTGACGAACGCAGTTTTGTCATTCCTGAGGAAGGCCATGAAAAAGCACTCTTCCTATCCCTTCAAAAGAAACGGATTGCAGTACGCAGCGTCGAAAATCTGGTTAAAAAATATTCCAAACTCGTAACACCTTTAAAAAAGATCACCCCACATAAACTGCGCAGCACCTACGGAACAAGCCTGTATAAAGAAACCGGGGACATCTATCTGGTTGCAGACGTTTTAGGACACTCAGATGTTAACACTACGAAAAAACACTATGCTGCTTTGGAGGATGAACGCCGGCGCAGTGCCAGAAATAAGGTTAAATTGCGGGAAAAAATGTAA
- a CDS encoding leucine-rich repeat protein gives MSIMRRRLIWGMITGVCLAIVSLHSTAMADYSTGKVLSLTNIEGISATPSNATSSNALLTEQMGSSIVISGVMPGQLKTFIEANPQFVSEEKIRDLTVSGILGSSDYHYINMNLSRLETLDLSDVDNATIPTYAFANSQTLKEVILPISLSEIPASAFDDCKQLTEIDLSNISIIGPRAFKGCENLTLKAGTNLSPDLEGISLYAFAYCKQLSDIDLSHVTLLEQNAFYMCENLTLAEGTNLSPELKTIPHEVFVGCKQLTGLDLSHVISISRSTFASCENLTLAEGTNLSGGLNEVSEYAFVGCKQLTGLDLTHVTSLGERAFAGCENLKLAEGTNLSPELTKIPRYAFQDCKQLSGLDLSYISSLEFCAFTRCENLTLAAGTNISPELNVIPMYAFEGCKQLSGVDLTNVSILEYYAFNGCENLTLEVGTNLSPELKSIPIYAFQDCKQLSEVDLTHVSSLDRYAFSGCDNLTLKKGTNLSSDLNEISMYAFAGCKQLVGVDLTHVSWVQSDAFYGCESLKSILLPKIKPSIERESFTTPLLLLVEDGAVYENLDGFPTGSSYPVISGKESIYAGDTLTLMIDPDGGDVIAYQWYFNKSLLAGESGKTLTKLNVQKSNSGIYECEIRLGSVSQRISKSITINSVSSSGSGGGGSSSSSSSSGTLGSWKKDDVGWWYQNKDGSYPSVSWKHINKEWYYFDGLGYMMTGWLQQEGKWYWLDPGTGKMIKSDWVLYQDNWYYFGADGSMLTGWCEYKNAYYYLSQEEDRYYGHMLRNTVTPDGYIVNEDGMRIP, from the coding sequence ATGAGTATTATGAGAAGGCGTTTAATTTGGGGAATGATAACGGGGGTTTGTCTTGCAATTGTTTCTTTGCATAGTACAGCAATGGCGGATTATAGTACTGGTAAAGTATTGTCATTAACCAATATAGAAGGCATATCGGCTACACCATCTAATGCAACATCATCCAACGCTTTATTAACAGAACAGATGGGGAGTTCAATTGTGATAAGTGGCGTAATGCCTGGTCAATTGAAAACTTTCATTGAGGCAAATCCTCAGTTTGTATCTGAGGAAAAAATACGGGATCTTACTGTATCCGGAATATTAGGGTCGTCTGATTATCATTATATAAATATGAACCTAAGCAGATTAGAAACTTTAGATCTGAGTGATGTAGATAACGCGACAATTCCTACCTATGCGTTTGCTAATTCCCAGACTTTGAAAGAAGTTATTTTGCCGATATCTCTGAGTGAAATACCAGCCAGTGCGTTTGATGACTGTAAGCAACTTACTGAAATTGATTTGTCCAATATATCGATAATCGGTCCTAGGGCTTTTAAAGGATGTGAGAATCTCACTTTGAAAGCCGGAACCAATTTATCCCCCGATTTGGAAGGAATTTCCTTGTATGCTTTTGCCTACTGTAAGCAACTGTCTGACATAGATTTGTCTCATGTTACTTTGTTAGAGCAAAATGCATTTTATATGTGTGAAAATTTAACTTTGGCAGAAGGTACCAACCTATCTCCTGAATTGAAAACAATTCCACATGAAGTCTTCGTTGGCTGTAAGCAGTTAACTGGCTTAGATTTATCCCATGTCATATCAATAAGCAGAAGTACATTTGCCAGCTGTGAAAATCTTACATTAGCGGAAGGAACCAATTTATCCGGGGGATTAAATGAAGTGTCGGAGTATGCTTTTGTGGGTTGCAAGCAGTTGACTGGATTGGATTTGACGCATGTTACTTCATTGGGGGAGCGGGCTTTTGCAGGATGTGAAAATCTTAAATTGGCAGAAGGAACAAACTTATCTCCTGAGTTAACTAAAATTCCAAGGTATGCTTTTCAGGACTGCAAGCAGTTGAGCGGATTGGATTTGTCATATATTTCTTCATTGGAATTCTGTGCTTTTACGCGCTGCGAAAATCTTACATTGGCGGCTGGAACCAACATATCACCGGAACTAAATGTAATACCAATGTATGCGTTTGAAGGTTGCAAACAGTTGTCGGGAGTGGATTTGACGAATGTTTCAATTCTGGAGTATTACGCTTTCAATGGTTGTGAAAATCTTACATTGGAAGTTGGGACCAATCTGTCACCGGAGCTGAAATCAATACCAATTTATGCATTTCAAGACTGTAAGCAGTTGTCAGAAGTGGATTTGACACATGTATCTTCACTGGATCGCTATGCTTTTAGTGGGTGTGATAATCTTACTTTGAAAAAAGGGACTAATTTGTCTTCTGACCTGAATGAAATATCGATGTATGCTTTTGCAGGCTGCAAGCAACTTGTGGGAGTGGACTTAACGCATGTTTCCTGGGTGCAGAGTGATGCATTTTATGGTTGTGAAAGCCTTAAAAGTATCTTATTACCCAAAATAAAACCTAGTATTGAGAGGGAGAGTTTTACCACGCCACTTTTATTGCTGGTAGAGGATGGAGCTGTGTATGAGAACCTTGATGGTTTTCCAACAGGTTCCTCTTACCCAGTCATATCTGGGAAAGAATCTATTTACGCAGGTGATACGTTAACACTCATGATCGATCCTGATGGAGGGGATGTTATCGCATATCAGTGGTATTTTAATAAGTCTCTTTTGGCAGGAGAGAGTGGGAAAACATTAACTAAACTGAATGTACAGAAATCCAACAGTGGAATATATGAGTGCGAAATACGGTTGGGTTCTGTCTCTCAAAGGATTAGTAAGTCTATTACTATTAACTCTGTGAGCTCTTCCGGTTCGGGTGGGGGAGGATCTTCATCATCATCCTCTTCTTCAGGGACTCTTGGTTCATGGAAGAAGGATGATGTTGGCTGGTGGTATCAAAATAAAGATGGCAGTTATCCAAGTGTGTCCTGGAAACATATTAATAAAGAGTGGTATTACTTCGACGGACTTGGCTATATGATGACTGGTTGGCTGCAGCAGGAGGGGAAATGGTATTGGCTAGATCCGGGAACCGGAAAAATGATAAAATCTGATTGGGTACTTTATCAGGATAATTGGTATTATTTTGGAGCGGATGGATCAATGCTAACTGGCTGGTGTGAATACAAGAATGCATATTATTACCTGTCACAAGAGGAAGATAGATATTATGGACACATGCTGAGGAATACGGTAACACCTGATGGCTATATCGTGAATGAGGATGGAATGAGGATTCCGTAA
- a CDS encoding family 4 glycosyl hydrolase has protein sequence MKITVIGGGGVRSMFLAKSLSQNAKRLGITDLVFMDNNEKKLNIYGKMAREVAKRIDSSLTFALTTDPVEAVTDADYVITTIRVGEDDMRVKDERIALSYDLLGQETTGAAGFSFAMRSVPALVQYCELIKEHAKKEVKVFNFTNPAGVVSQTLRDMGFDFTYGICDAPSGLLHSFAKLYGVSQDEITGECYGLNHLSFFKSIQLNGKEIMADLLADDRVYEFTDMRFFDKELALHLGCILNEYLYYFYYREVAISNILTANVTRGEVIKDINLHMTEELSKMDIEGDFDHCLKVYEQWYDRRESAYMANETGIKSHKPPFKFDINEKDNGGYAGVALKYIEAELSGESKDMILCVPNNGAIEGLKDTDVVEVSCTITRDGYIPHKIEEPGELQMELIRRVKSYERLASSAIRNRDRKEAVDCLMLHPLVNSYSLAKALMEQYLSINTEYIKEWK, from the coding sequence ATGAAGATTACAGTAATAGGTGGGGGAGGGGTACGCTCAATGTTTCTTGCAAAGAGCCTGTCCCAAAATGCGAAAAGATTAGGAATCACTGATCTGGTATTCATGGATAATAATGAGAAAAAATTAAATATTTATGGAAAAATGGCAAGAGAAGTTGCAAAAAGAATTGATTCTTCTCTTACATTTGCTCTCACAACCGATCCTGTCGAAGCAGTAACGGATGCCGATTATGTCATTACTACCATACGTGTCGGAGAAGATGACATGAGAGTTAAAGATGAAAGAATCGCTCTTTCCTATGATTTGTTAGGGCAGGAGACAACAGGTGCGGCAGGTTTCTCATTTGCAATGCGTTCCGTTCCTGCTTTGGTACAATACTGTGAGCTAATAAAAGAACATGCAAAAAAAGAAGTGAAAGTATTTAATTTTACCAATCCTGCGGGAGTAGTTTCCCAGACGTTAAGAGATATGGGATTTGATTTTACTTATGGGATCTGTGATGCACCCAGCGGTTTGCTGCATTCCTTTGCTAAACTGTATGGTGTCAGCCAGGATGAAATAACAGGAGAATGTTATGGACTTAATCATCTTTCCTTCTTTAAGAGCATTCAATTAAACGGGAAAGAGATTATGGCAGATTTGCTGGCAGATGACCGTGTTTATGAGTTTACTGATATGCGGTTTTTTGATAAAGAATTAGCTTTGCATCTGGGCTGTATCTTAAATGAATATTTGTATTACTTTTATTATCGTGAGGTAGCCATATCCAATATTCTTACAGCAAACGTAACACGAGGTGAAGTGATTAAAGACATTAATCTACATATGACAGAAGAATTATCTAAGATGGATATAGAAGGTGACTTTGATCATTGTTTAAAAGTATATGAGCAATGGTATGACAGAAGAGAAAGCGCTTATATGGCTAATGAAACGGGGATTAAAAGCCATAAACCTCCTTTTAAGTTTGATATTAATGAGAAAGATAATGGTGGCTATGCTGGGGTCGCTTTAAAATATATTGAAGCAGAATTATCTGGGGAGTCAAAAGATATGATTCTTTGCGTTCCCAACAATGGGGCTATTGAAGGATTAAAGGATACAGATGTGGTTGAAGTCAGCTGTACCATTACCAGAGATGGTTATATTCCTCACAAGATTGAAGAACCCGGTGAACTTCAAATGGAACTGATAAGAAGAGTAAAGTCTTATGAAAGACTGGCTTCTTCCGCCATTCGGAACCGGGATAGAAAAGAAGCAGTGGATTGTCTCATGCTGCATCCGCTTGTGAATTCTTATTCCCTGGCTAAGGCCTTAATGGAACAATACCTAAGTATCAATACAGAATATATTAAGGAGTGGAAGTAG
- a CDS encoding CD1845 family protein, whose translation MTDGIVLLIMGFLVSPFGIPCAGLWIVDKLHDLKDSIQSI comes from the coding sequence ATGACCGATGGAATTGTTTTACTGATAATGGGCTTTCTTGTTTCCCCCTTCGGCATACCCTGCGCCGGGCTGTGGATAGTGGATAAGCTGCACGATCTAAAGGATAGCATACAGAGCATTTGA
- a CDS encoding AraC family transcriptional regulator has product MAWIEMLQQAINYMEDHLLDEINYEDVADMIYMSSYEFHRTFSIMAGMTANAYIRNRRLSLAGVELMETDVKVIDAALKYGYDTPESFTKAFTRFHGVSPKYAKKQGTKLCLFNPLKIKISMEGGKSMDYRMEVKEEQRFICLARAFSNESINEEGNHEIPDFWDECHKANLVEVLRQLRPEGKKDLYGLCSPNQEGKTTFEYGIGVIVDDETKVFNQSEMELKGYRIWTTLKQQYVVFECFGENGDCISEAWIQFFKEFLPQMGYEASDHTDYEIYFENGKIGLFCELWIPVKKC; this is encoded by the coding sequence ATGGCATGGATAGAGATGCTTCAGCAGGCAATTAACTACATGGAAGATCATCTACTGGATGAAATTAATTATGAAGATGTAGCAGATATGATTTATATGTCAAGTTACGAATTCCATCGAACATTTAGTATAATGGCCGGAATGACAGCTAATGCTTATATTCGAAATCGTAGATTGTCACTTGCAGGTGTGGAATTAATGGAAACAGATGTAAAAGTGATAGATGCAGCTCTAAAGTATGGCTATGATACTCCAGAAAGCTTTACGAAAGCATTTACACGTTTTCACGGAGTTTCACCCAAATATGCCAAAAAGCAAGGAACTAAATTATGCCTCTTTAATCCCTTGAAAATTAAGATATCAATGGAAGGCGGTAAAAGTATGGACTATCGTATGGAAGTTAAAGAGGAACAGAGGTTTATATGTTTAGCGAGAGCATTTTCTAACGAAAGTATAAATGAAGAGGGAAATCATGAAATACCAGATTTCTGGGATGAATGCCATAAGGCCAACCTGGTAGAGGTATTGCGACAATTGAGACCAGAGGGTAAAAAAGATTTATATGGACTTTGTTCACCTAACCAGGAAGGAAAAACAACATTTGAGTATGGAATAGGAGTCATTGTTGATGACGAAACAAAAGTATTTAATCAAAGTGAAATGGAACTGAAAGGATATCGCATTTGGACTACTTTAAAACAACAGTATGTGGTATTTGAATGCTTTGGAGAAAATGGCGATTGTATTAGTGAAGCATGGATTCAATTTTTTAAAGAATTTTTACCACAGATGGGATATGAAGCATCTGATCATACCGACTACGAAATCTATTTTGAAAACGGAAAAATAGGTTTGTTCTGTGAATTGTGGATTCCAGTGAAAAAGTGCTAA
- a CDS encoding 50S ribosomal protein L25, giving the protein MENTGVMNVELRKSTRKGDNNQLKREGYLLGNIAGKGVDSISIAVKKDVFRRSMKEFGRNGIFKLVVPDGQSYTVMAKEIHIEPVKNEISHLDFQMVSFSEKIKQEVAIKITGAELLESKRLLINSTIDSILLEGLPQDIPDEIVIDVSNMEAGESIQFSDIKLPEGLTSTIDPEQKMITVVGSKIREAVEGEEEAKS; this is encoded by the coding sequence ATGGAAAATACTGGAGTTATGAACGTTGAGTTAAGAAAAAGTACCAGAAAGGGTGACAATAATCAGTTAAAAAGAGAAGGATATTTACTGGGAAACATAGCTGGTAAAGGTGTTGATTCAATCTCAATAGCTGTTAAGAAAGATGTATTTAGAAGATCAATGAAAGAGTTTGGCCGGAATGGCATTTTTAAACTGGTTGTTCCTGATGGCCAGAGTTATACCGTAATGGCAAAAGAAATACACATTGAACCGGTTAAGAACGAAATCTCTCATTTGGATTTTCAAATGGTATCTTTTTCTGAAAAAATCAAACAAGAAGTGGCTATAAAAATTACCGGAGCAGAACTTCTTGAGTCAAAAAGATTGTTGATTAACAGTACCATAGATTCAATTTTACTGGAGGGATTACCTCAGGATATTCCCGATGAAATAGTAATTGATGTTTCTAATATGGAGGCTGGTGAAAGTATTCAATTTAGTGATATTAAACTTCCGGAAGGACTTACCTCAACTATTGATCCGGAACAAAAGATGATAACAGTTGTTGGCTCTAAGATACGTGAAGCAGTTGAAGGTGAAGAAGAGGCCAAAAGCTAA
- a CDS encoding ABC-F family ATP-binding cassette domain-containing protein gives MSLLEINGLSHSFGDNLLYKNAELTLNKGEHIGIVGQNGTGKSTLIKICTEQVMPDAGRMSWQSNISVGYLGQYAEIDHSLTMKEFLKSAFSRLYEIENEMGALYEMAADGDTRYLERAAKLQEELERNDFYSIDTHIEQVANGLGLLAIGLTRPIEQMSGGQRAKVILAKLLLEKPDVLLLDEPTNFLDKEHITWLAEYLSRLENAFMIVSHDFAFLDKITNRICDIDNDTITKYYGSYSEFLKKKTLLREDYIRQYSTQQKEIKKTEEFIRKNIAGRKSKMARGRQKQLDRMDKMEALAQKEIKPYFYFPELPLTNTEHLTVKHLTIGYHSPVLSDIDFSIKGGQKVVITGFNGIGKSTLLKTLVGQIPSIQGLYKYSDQVTLGYFEQDLSWPDDTRTPIQIVLNSCPDLVIKDVRKKLARCGISSKHAMQSIGTLSGGEQAKVKMCLLTLTPCNFLIMDEPTNHLDVQAKDSLKTALSEFSGTVLLVSHEEAFYKDWAQRVIDIEKR, from the coding sequence ATGAGCTTACTAGAAATTAACGGATTATCACATTCTTTTGGAGATAATCTGCTTTACAAAAATGCGGAATTGACCCTCAACAAAGGCGAACATATTGGTATCGTTGGACAGAACGGAACTGGAAAAAGCACTTTGATTAAAATTTGCACCGAGCAGGTGATGCCGGACGCCGGACGAATGAGCTGGCAGTCCAATATCTCTGTTGGTTATCTTGGCCAGTATGCGGAAATAGACCATAGCTTAACTATGAAAGAATTTTTAAAGTCAGCCTTTTCAAGACTTTACGAGATTGAAAATGAAATGGGGGCATTATATGAAATGGCAGCAGACGGCGATACGAGATACCTGGAACGTGCAGCTAAACTTCAGGAAGAACTTGAAAGAAATGATTTTTATTCAATTGATACACATATCGAACAAGTGGCAAACGGATTGGGATTGCTTGCTATTGGTCTTACCCGTCCGATTGAGCAAATGAGCGGAGGCCAGCGCGCAAAGGTGATTTTAGCAAAATTACTTCTAGAAAAACCTGATGTTCTTTTGCTTGATGAACCAACAAACTTTTTAGATAAAGAACACATTACATGGCTTGCCGAATATTTATCCAGATTGGAAAATGCTTTTATGATAGTGTCACATGACTTTGCCTTTTTAGATAAAATAACAAATCGAATTTGTGATATAGATAATGATACCATTACAAAATATTATGGTTCCTATTCAGAGTTTTTGAAAAAGAAAACTCTGCTGCGAGAAGATTATATCAGGCAATATTCTACACAACAAAAGGAAATCAAAAAGACAGAAGAATTTATAAGAAAAAATATAGCCGGACGAAAATCAAAAATGGCAAGAGGCCGTCAGAAGCAGCTTGATCGCATGGATAAAATGGAGGCTTTAGCGCAGAAGGAAATAAAGCCATATTTTTATTTTCCAGAATTACCTTTGACGAATACAGAGCATTTAACAGTTAAACATTTAACAATTGGCTACCATTCCCCTGTGTTGTCTGATATTGATTTTAGCATAAAAGGCGGACAAAAGGTAGTGATCACCGGGTTTAACGGAATCGGAAAGTCAACGCTTTTAAAAACTCTGGTCGGGCAGATTCCGTCCATACAGGGTTTATATAAATACTCCGACCAAGTAACTCTTGGATATTTTGAACAGGATTTATCATGGCCTGATGATACAAGAACTCCCATTCAGATTGTTTTAAATTCCTGTCCGGATCTGGTAATAAAAGACGTCAGAAAAAAATTAGCCAGATGTGGTATTTCGAGTAAGCATGCCATGCAATCAATCGGGACATTAAGCGGCGGAGAACAGGCAAAAGTGAAAATGTGTTTATTGACATTAACACCATGCAATTTTCTGATTATGGACGAACCGACAAATCATTTAGACGTTCAGGCAAAAGACTCCTTAAAAACAGCCTTATCGGAATTTTCGGGGACTGTTTTACTGGTTTCACATGAAGAAGCATTTTATAAAGATTGGGCGCAAAGGGTCATTGATATAGAGAAACGGTAA
- a CDS encoding zinc-ribbon domain-containing protein — MYPEKAAEYSSNNEVTSDTILSTYSPLVEWDCLVCKMSCKGSVKDRVNEEIDCPYCNGREAIRGKTSFKALHSDLMKEWNLGNWLFIDPDDIIENYSDSVWWTCSECQNSYAMSPKKRLYYQKRKKEPCPYCKGLRRKMHHFL; from the coding sequence CTGTATCCTGAAAAGGCTGCAGAATATTCTTCAAATAATGAAGTAACTTCAGATACTATTTTATCTACATATTCACCTCTAGTTGAATGGGATTGTCTCGTTTGTAAAATGTCTTGTAAAGGCTCAGTGAAAGATAGAGTGAACGAAGAAATAGATTGTCCTTATTGTAATGGAAGAGAAGCTATACGTGGAAAAACTTCATTCAAAGCATTACATTCTGATTTGATGAAGGAATGGAATTTAGGTAACTGGCTCTTTATTGATCCAGATGATATTATAGAAAATTATTCGGATAGTGTTTGGTGGACTTGTTCCGAGTGTCAAAATTCTTATGCTATGAGTCCAAAAAAGAGGTTATATTATCAAAAGAGGAAAAAGGAGCCTTGTCCGTATTGTAAAGGATTGCGCAGAAAAATGCATCATTTTTTATGA
- a CDS encoding glycoside hydrolase family 125 protein has protein sequence MIQIVHHEKYGDIYAYETDGMGHHILMDDANSPSLLAIPYLGYKDASDEIYQNTRRFILSEDNLYFYSGTYARGIGSQHIPKGFIWHIGLTMQALTSTDRAEILECLRMIAATHAGLNYMHESFNPENPEEFTRTWFAWANSIFAELLDQLSIHGFWTSASLL, from the coding sequence ATGATACAAATTGTCCATCACGAAAAGTACGGTGATATCTATGCTTATGAAACCGACGGTATGGGACATCATATTCTGATGGATGACGCAAATTCCCCCAGCCTTCTGGCTATTCCTTATCTGGGTTACAAAGATGCTTCGGATGAGATATATCAGAATACCCGCAGATTTATCCTGTCAGAGGATAATCTTTACTTTTATTCCGGTACATACGCCCGGGGCATTGGAAGCCAGCATATACCAAAAGGCTTCATCTGGCACATCGGATTAACAATGCAGGCTTTAACTTCCACTGACAGGGCTGAGATACTGGAATGTCTGAGAATGATAGCGGCTACCCATGCCGGCCTTAATTATATGCATGAGTCCTTTAATCCGGAGAATCCAGAAGAATTTACCAGGACCTGGTTTGCCTGGGCTAATTCAATATTTGCAGAACTGTTGGATCAATTATCCATTCATGGGTTCTGGACCAGTGCTTCTTTGCTATAA
- a CDS encoding zinc-ribbon domain-containing protein, producing MTWDCSKCAMAWKGSVKDRVDGSVICPYCSGKKAIPGKTSFKALYPELDAEASITNEVDLDNILPTYSLPITWDCSKCAMAWKGSVKDRVDGSVICPYCSGKKAIPG from the coding sequence ATTACATGGGATTGTTCAAAGTGCGCTATGGCTTGGAAAGGTTCTGTAAAAGATAGAGTAGATGGGAGTGTAATCTGCCCCTATTGTAGTGGTAAGAAAGCCATTCCGGGCAAAACCTCTTTTAAAGCACTGTATCCCGAATTGGATGCAGAAGCCTCTATAACGAATGAAGTGGATCTCGATAACATTCTTCCAACATATAGTCTACCTATTACTTGGGATTGTTCAAAGTGCGCTATGGCTTGGAAAGGTTCTGTAAAAGATAGAGTAGATGGGAGTGTAATCTGCCCCTATTGTAGTGGTAAGAAAGCCATTCCAGGCTAA